The sequence CGGGTTCGACCGGCGTGCCGAAGGGCGTTCTTCTCTCgcacaaaaatattctatCCACCCTGAAAGCGTTCTGCGACGCGGTTGAGATTAGAGCGGACGATCTTTTCCTCGGTTTCCTGCCGTTGGCTCACGTTTTCGAACTTCTCGCCGAGAGCGTGTGCCTTTTGAACGGAGTACCCATCGGCTACAGCTCGCCGCTTACGCTAATTGATTCTAGCAGCAAGATTATGAGGGGATCGAAGGGTGACGCCTCCGTCCTACATCCGACTTGTTTAACCGCAGTACCGGTAAGTATTGTACCTTGCAAGTCttataaacagaaaaataaaattttaaataattttttaaatgattttaataaatatttcgataataatcTTGATAACACATCGTCGCCTGTTCTAGCTTATTCTTGATCGCATCTCCAAAGGGATAAACGAGAAAGTGAAGAGGTCCGGACTACTCAGGCAGGCCATCTTCAATTTCGCGTACGAATACAAGCTGAAATGGACCAAGCGGGGTTACGAAACGCCTCTCTGCGACAAATACATCTTCGGAGCCGCGAGGCAGGTACTCGGCAGCCGCGTCAGGCTCGTTCTCTGCGGAGGCGCTCCGCTCAGTCCGGATACTCACAATCAAGTGAAACTCTGCCTGTGCGTCACTGTTACTCAAGGATACGGTCTCACGGAGACGTCCTCTTGCGCAACTGTCATGGATGGTACGCATTGCTGGTCGCGGACGAAGCGCGCGTGCAAGCCACTCGACGTTTCTCCTCACTATCGTTCCTCTTTCAGCGTACGACAGGACTACCGGCAGAGTCGGCGCGCCCACCACGGTTTGTGACATCCGGTTGGAGAATTGGGAGGAAGCTGGCTACCGCGTTACCGATCATCCACATCCACGAGGCGAGATCCTGATCGGAGGCGACATCGTGTCCGCAGGCTACTACAAGTTGCCGGACAAGACGAGGGAGGACTTCTTCCAGGAGGATGGCAGGCAGTGGTTCCGAACGGGCGATATCGGCGAGTTCCACGCGGACGGGTCCATCAAGATTATCGGTACGTTGGTAAAAGATTCGCGCAATTTTCCCGTTCTTATCTCCATGTCTCTATCTCTATGAATAAATGTTCGCTTACAGATCGGAAGAAGGACTTGGTCAAGCTGCAACTCGGCGAGTACGTTTCTTTGGGCAAGGTCGAGTCCGAGTTAAAGACTTGCCCCGTCGTAGAGAACATTTGCGTGTACGGGGACGCAAACAAGGCGTACACTGTGGCGCTAGTCGTACCTAATCCTCACTACTTGGAGGAGATCGCAGACAATCTAGGAATTACCGGCAAGAGCCTCGAGGAACTCTGCGGTAACCCGCAGATCGAGAAGGCGGTACTGCAAGAGCTCGTTGAGCAGGCGAAAAAATGTACGTTTTTCCTGTTCAACCTCACCATTACCACTTCTATTACTATCGTCGAGAGAGCTTCGGTGTTGCTGAAGACGGTTCTTCCGATTGCAGGTAAACTCCAGAGGTTCGAGATACCCGGCGCGGTGAAGCTGTGCGCGGAACAGTGGTCGCCCGACATGGGCCTGGTGACGGCGGCGTTCAAGCTCAAACGGAAAGCGGTCCAGGAACGCTACCAGCATGAGATCAACCGGATGTACGCCTCGTGATGTTCCGCCATAGGATGCACCAAGTGCTGCGCGTAACGGGGATCGAGACCTAGGGAATCGCCACGTCTAACAGACGGTACCTCGATTGTAATCTTCGTATGCACGTAAAAACGTTCGTTGTAAGCTCACGGCATCACGCGATCCGCGATCACGGGATACGTAAACTGGTTCGGCCCTCGGCCTTCTTCGTTTATCAATCGCCGAGATGCTACCGATCCAGGCAGGCCAATTCCGCGGTTacgggagggggggggggcacgAAAAGAGTCACACTCGGAGGGTGTGCCGAGATCCTTCGATTCGTAAAATGAAAGTATCGCTTCTCGCATTTCTTCGTCGGGTCTTCCCCGAGGGTTACAGATCTTTCCGACCTCTTTCATCAACATCGACTCTCCGTTGGATCACCGTCTTtttcgactcgactcgacttcGAGATGAACGTCGTCGACCCAAGCGTGAGACCGACGCGTCCTTCGTGTCTACGTGTCGCTGGGTGTCGagctcgcgtgcgcgcgctaaCGGGAGCAGGTCATTGCGTCATTAGAGAATTACGCTGTAGCGCACGACGTAGCGGCAAGACATTGGcaagaaaaacaaataaataaatgaaagacGTTCCCGTTGCCGTTCGAGAAAGCCGTTGTCGTCCTACTACCTACCTTCCTACCTACCTTGCCGCTCTTCGTTCCCCTTTCTTCCTCGACTTCGTTCCCCGTCTGTCGTCACGTCATCCTCGATTTACGTCGTCAATCGATTCGTCGTGCCTGCGTTGCCCCCTGTATCTAATTGTTAACGTTTAACAGGCCAGTCACAACGTCTTCGCGAACGAATACCGATTTGCGGTAGGCTCACGACTCGTACGGTGTACTTATTTTAAGTATTACTCAAAATCGTCGAGTTTGATTCGATTGGATGCGAAGGGCCACTGACCCGGAGAGCCGTTTCGTTCCCTCGCGAAATAACGCAacgcgtatgtgtgtatgtatgtatatgcacatatatatgtatatagaagtGAAAGACGCGGGATTGTTTGCGTTCGGCACGCATAGATAAAAATTCGAGGCAGTTTcagtaataatgtattgtgcaaattaaatttctctatttctctcacCGATATTACCACTTAGCGTTACTACCACATTACGTCATGTGCTTCGTCTGCTTTTTCGAAACGCTGATTCAAACATCACGATACTCGTTCCAGCAGCAAAACCTGTATTTTTGTGTACgtcgtgtatgtgtatgtgtgtgggTATGTGTGTATGGGCGTGTGAATATATGTACGAAGCGCGCGTGTCTCATCCTTGTATGCTTGCATGCACGTATGTTCATAAGAAGGTAATTAGGAAGCAACGAAACTTGTGAACTTATAATGAAGAGTTACGTTTATGAACCTATAATTGTTCTTTATTCTTAATTTCTCCACGCGGGTGCCTCTGGCGGTTCGAGTCGAAGCAAAAGCGCTTCACGGTGATGCAAGATGCTTGTATGCTGCTCACATATCGAAGTACTTTGCAATATATCTCGAAACACGGCACGattaaggaaaaataaaaaacacgCGGAATTTGGAATAGCAGGAAAGGATTTTTCAAGTGTTCTTTTCGtgtgtacacgtacacatgcgcgtgcgtacgtgtgtaTTTGTACATATTCCACGCATAAAGTGGCTCAGTTAcgttttatgttattaattgaACATAAAATCCGAATAACTTATTCTCCGTTTTATATCGCGTGTTTTCTGAATTCTGGCAGAATGACACGGAGTTCTCGAGCCAAGTTCTCAGCGCGGTGTCCGgcaaatttgtattatatgtaaGACCGAGCGCATAGAAGAGCAATTAAGTTAACATGTGCATTCAACGTAGGACACAGAAGCTTAATGTTTTTCGTAATGTTATTCCGTTTCGTCTTACGAAAGTAGCGCGAGATAATGTTTAGTGATCGAGCGATGGCACGAAAACGAAACGGTAGGAGCTAACGAGAGCCAATCATCAGGGGCagcttattcttattttttattcgctACGAGAGTTCCTGCGGTAGCTAAGTGTACGAGAGAGTCGGTACTAAtctctattaattattaagctcTGTACATTacttatacatacacatagaTAGGCATGGTCAATTGTCAGGTATTACGGCATCACAagatacaattatattattaatattattgatagcattatattattactatttgaAAATGAtcatttacaaaataaatgtacaaAGCTGTATATCACCGACTTGGATATTATTGTAACGCTCCTCTCCCGCTGTCGGTTATTCCATTCTCCGggcataaaatatttgctcgACAAGTTTCGCGCTGTCCGCGATAATTAGAGAGATCTACGAATTTGTACCaatttttcttcacgtttctaGTAACGTTGCAATATCGCAGGATATccttgatataatttaatttttacgttctacgtgtattttattttttaaattattgcgCGCAACAGAGGAGacttttattactattttatttaattcggtCTCTGATATAAATCGCACGTGGGATGAGTAAGAAAAAATGCGATACGAAAGTTTAGAGTGACACAGTAGTTTATTCTCGTTACAAATGCACAAACAAAGAATAAAGAGGTCATCAATACATACAGCGATCTCTATCGACTTGGTCATTCGCGATAGAATATCGAACGGCACCCATTCTACTTTCCACCATTCAGTAGAAATACAAACTATAAAGTGTATGATCGTTACGTCGTTGTGCAGAGTGCCGCGTGTTGAGTTACGTACTATATTAAAGTCCGTAAAATACGATGTGCGCGTGCAGGACCGCGCGGAGCTCTCTggacaattataaaatacgtaCATCTAAAGTCCACGTCGCGATGGATCGCGCGAGAAATATTCAACTTATTTGCGTGCGAGGTTGCCGATCGTCTTACCCTCACGAAGTCAATCCGCTCGAATTGATGATTCCgcagtaataattaaaaatccttGGAATTGTACTGATCGATCAAAATTGTATTACAGGTATTCTTTTAGTATTATCACAGCTACGTAGACGTGCATTATAAATCTTCATTAATCGAAGAAAAGTTTCAacgtgaattaaaaataacgaagCATAACGTTACGTAATAGATTCAGACGGCGATATCGAATAATCATCAAAAGATCCATCACGGATTGTAATAAACGTTTTAACTTCCTTTCTCAGAACCTCCGTAACGTAATTTGATAAGATAAGAGTAATTTACTTCTATTCGAAGaactgtatttatattaattaaaaataatgtaacaatcgataagaaaatgatatgtataacattttcttttttataaagaagagAAGATGGATGAACTATGCGCTGAGTATTTTTACAGACGACGCATAAAAATAGAtacacattaataattttctttctatctttaCCATCGCGATTGACCGACGACCGGCCACTTCGTACTTACTAATCTCTCTCACGTATTatctatgcaatatatttttggaTCACAACGATATAcgagtatatacatatataactcTCTACATGGAATGTTCTCCGAAACGCTGTCAGCCACGAAATATTCCTTATAAAATTTCTGCACTTTTGTGACAGATCATTACCGTCGCGTTTTCTGTTTTCACagcaaataattttgctaattAAATGTAGAATCAGAAAAATGGGAAAATGGAATTTTCTCGCGGCGGAAAACGCGCCTCGGAGGAAAACTCTGGTCTAACATCAAACATTcgtatttctataataatctTTCTAACAGTCGGTATCTTCAGATCGAGGCTCGAGGACCTCAGTTTAGAAATATACTCTAGAGTTTTGGTCAATATTCTTATATACGTTATGCTGAATCTCAATTTCTCTCGTAGCCTCGAGATTACGTAGCTAAGTGTGCTCCACCAATTACATAGTCGTACAGGTGAGTCGAAGTTATATAACGAGAGTACATCTACGTAAATAAAGTTGTTTGGACGTACCTGACGCGtgcaaaaaaagaacaaaagagTCTGAAATAATTTACGTTCGAAGTTCACTCTCTATCCTTCACGCGCTCGTGTTAGCTACAAATATCCTCGCTAAACTTCGTGGCGCTTGACTTGATCATCGAGTGACTCGATTTCTGTGTCGCGAATTATCCGACGAAAATTGCATCTTGTAACATCGATATCAGGTATTCTTGCATCTCTTTGAAAACTTCACTTCGCACTTAACATTGCAGCTGTTCATAAGaccgataattaataaaaatttacgctTTTAAAATTGTGTCATATTAAAAGGCAGcgcttttattgcaatttcctCCTGTCGAACAATAAGTTTCCGTTCAAGTATTAATAGTTCtttaattttgtaactttAATGAACCAATATCTTTTCTAATATCTTTTCTCTTCGACATTTATCCCGACAGGAATTTGAAGAAAAGAGACGGTGTAATTAAACCGTTCTAGAGATCACTCGAGCAAGTCGGAGTACACGTCTTTGCAGAATATGTACGTTTGGCGAGCGTTCAGAGTGCCAACGAAGAAAGACTGTAACTATCGCCAGCTGCGAGGGGCAGCCCAGTAATATAAAGTGTTACCGAAGTATCGATCAAAGGAGGAAAGCGTGTAAGGGTCTGAAGAAGTTAAGCGATTTCCTTTACTTGCCGGAAGAGAAGCAAGGCAGAACGCGGGATTGAAATTTTATCGCATCCACGTAGCAGCGTCGCGAAATAAATGGATATTGGAGCTTCGGCTTTGGATAACAAAGTCGATCACGATAAATAATCATGGAAAAATTATCTTGTCGCTACGTAAGAATTGTGCGAAGCAAGATGTATGAGAAACAGTTTCTTCAATACTTGTTATCCTAATGAGAATAGCGCATGATTTACGACGCTAAAGAGTGAAATCGCGCGATTCACGAGCACTCGTAATACGTGAAAGTCGTAAATCAGCGCGCTTTTCATTTGAAGTGAGAATTTTCTGCTTGGGAACACTTTGATGAGACACTTTCATTTGTCCCTAATTAAAGTGGGAATGAGCAAGGAATACGATACCAGGCGATATCGTTCGCGTTCATAATGTGAATATCCTAGACAACGTAAATTGTCTAAAGGTTGTAAAATGGTAttgtataaaacttttaattttttaaacgtcTTTTGCGTTATTTTTGTGTACactatttttatacgaattattaatatataaaatttttatatgccATATTTTGAAACTTCTGATATTTATGGACTTTTCGAAAGATActtgtatatatttgtaattaaacgTGTCTGCAAAATAATAGTCATCTTTGTGCAAAATCTTGGATCTGTCTATTTCTAATAAGTTATATTataagttattatttttatttaatataaaagatattatatttattataggtcgatataaattatttccacgtattttgaagaatattaataaagcatAAAAGCAAGATGATGGACTAAGAAGCAATCAacagaaatacattttatgaAGTTGGAATGCCGCTTCAACGAAAGACTCaaattatcgtaattaaaaGCGAGAATTGTGCTGACTTTTCAGTCAGTAAAATTTCTTCTCATTCTGATCTGATCTATTTGCATTTTCACGAGCAAAAGTTGTGAATTTAGGAAACTTTCCTGAAAATTAAGATATGTTCAAACGGATTTTCCCATGATTTTTCCGTTTAAATTTCGAGAATT comes from Ooceraea biroi isolate clonal line C1 chromosome 8, Obir_v5.4, whole genome shotgun sequence and encodes:
- the LOC105280322 gene encoding long-chain-fatty-acid--CoA ligase 4 isoform X1, whose product is MIVDDKPEMEGFWITSAIHAIKALSYVYDLLTFPVYLILQRPWEKRKASRRIKARPISKNDDQITYRSVDSPKPTHIMLEREKVDTLEKVLLWVVKMHGDKRCLGTRQILAEEDEPQPNGRVFKKYKMGEYKWKTFNEVNRLAASFGRGLSELGMKARKNIVIFAETRAEWMIAAHACFKQNFTVVTIYATLGDEAIAHGINETEVDTVITSHDLLPKFKRLLEMVPEVKTIIYMEDQLKATDTKGYKDGVKLVPFSNVVKMGNTSSAGAVSPRGDDTAIIMYTSGSTGVPKGVLLSHKNILSTLKAFCDAVEIRADDLFLGFLPLAHVFELLAESVCLLNGVPIGYSSPLTLIDSSSKIMRGSKGDASVLHPTCLTAVPLILDRISKGINEKVKRSGLLRQAIFNFAYEYKLKWTKRGYETPLCDKYIFGAARQVLGSRVRLVLCGGAPLSPDTHNQVKLCLCVTVTQGYGLTETSSCATVMDAYDRTTGRVGAPTTVCDIRLENWEEAGYRVTDHPHPRGEILIGGDIVSAGYYKLPDKTREDFFQEDGRQWFRTGDIGEFHADGSIKIIDRKKDLVKLQLGEYVSLGKVESELKTCPVVENICVYGDANKAYTVALVVPNPHYLEEIADNLGITGKSLEELCGNPQIEKAVLQELVEQAKKCKLQRFEIPGAVKLCAEQWSPDMGLVTAAFKLKRKAVQERYQHEINRMYAS
- the LOC105280322 gene encoding long-chain-fatty-acid--CoA ligase 4 isoform X2, with amino-acid sequence MEGFWITSAIHAIKALSYVYDLLTFPVYLILQRPWEKRKASRRIKARPISKNDDQITYRSVDSPKPTHIMLEREKVDTLEKVLLWVVKMHGDKRCLGTRQILAEEDEPQPNGRVFKKYKMGEYKWKTFNEVNRLAASFGRGLSELGMKARKNIVIFAETRAEWMIAAHACFKQNFTVVTIYATLGDEAIAHGINETEVDTVITSHDLLPKFKRLLEMVPEVKTIIYMEDQLKATDTKGYKDGVKLVPFSNVVKMGNTSSAGAVSPRGDDTAIIMYTSGSTGVPKGVLLSHKNILSTLKAFCDAVEIRADDLFLGFLPLAHVFELLAESVCLLNGVPIGYSSPLTLIDSSSKIMRGSKGDASVLHPTCLTAVPLILDRISKGINEKVKRSGLLRQAIFNFAYEYKLKWTKRGYETPLCDKYIFGAARQVLGSRVRLVLCGGAPLSPDTHNQVKLCLCVTVTQGYGLTETSSCATVMDAYDRTTGRVGAPTTVCDIRLENWEEAGYRVTDHPHPRGEILIGGDIVSAGYYKLPDKTREDFFQEDGRQWFRTGDIGEFHADGSIKIIDRKKDLVKLQLGEYVSLGKVESELKTCPVVENICVYGDANKAYTVALVVPNPHYLEEIADNLGITGKSLEELCGNPQIEKAVLQELVEQAKKCKLQRFEIPGAVKLCAEQWSPDMGLVTAAFKLKRKAVQERYQHEINRMYAS